Within the candidate division KSB1 bacterium genome, the region TTGCTGCCCTCCAGGCTTGCAGATTTTGAAAGCCATGCGCCGTGTTGGAAATCGCGACTTGGCGGTGCCTGCCTCATTTCCGAGGTCACCACAACAGGCCGGGCGGTTTCCGGAGGCGAGCCTTAGCGATCAGTGAAACGCAGCTTGTCGCTCAGCTCGCTGGTGTCATCGGGGCGCGGGCTGACCCCTTGGCGTTCCAGCAGTTCGCCGCATTTTTTGATGGCACGGATCAGGGCCTGCGCCGGCGCACCGGCACGCATGCCCTCGGTGAGCAGCCGCACCACTTCGTCCCACTCCGCTTGCTGGACTTTCGCATTGATGCCGGCATCACCCAGGACGATGACCTTGTGCTCCAGCAGGCTGAGAAAGATCAGAATGCCGGTGCGCTCCCGGGTGCGAAAAATCTCTTCATCGAGAAAGGCCACGGCGGCACGCTGGCCGACGCGCTGCTCGATCAGCCGGGCGCCGGCAAAGAAGCGTTTCAGTGGCGGCAGGAAATGTACCGCCAGCATGCCCGTGCCCTGCGCGGCCAGCACCAACATGGCAGTGGCGAGAAAACCCAGCTCCAGCCAGTGGGAAGAATACCAACGCACCAGCAGCAACGCGGTCAGCAGCACCAGCAGGGCAAACATGCCGCCGCGCCATGTCGCGATCTCATAATCGTCACTCTGGGTCACGACATAAGGAACGATTTCACCGGCGGTGCGGCCTTCGGCCTGGGTTATGGCGGCGGCGATGGCCGTGCGATCCTGCTCGGAAAACAGGCGTGCGAATCTTTTCGACATCATGCGGTTCCTGTGGGGTTGCTTTCGACAGCAGGATATCTTCAATGCCTCTGTTGCGTATGGCAACGCCGCGCAGACCTCGTGTTTGCAGGCAGGGATGCCCGCGCCACTCCACACGTTACCGAGGGATTACCACGAAAAGGTCGTAGCGCAGGATTCCCGCCTGCCTGTAGACAAGATGTCTGCGTTACATTTTTGTCGTGATGGGTGGCAAATGCACATGGCAAATTACCATATTTTTGCCCGTGTGACGCACCGCCCGCGGGTGCCCGCACACGTTTCGATCGTGGCTGCGCCGGGATTGCAAAACGCCGGGAACTTTGCTGCTACAGCCCGACTGTTTTCGGAGCGTTCGGGAAATGTTCCCAATTGATGCCCCTCCGGAGTCGCTGCCTGTTCAATGGCGGTTCCCGTGGTGGTTTGGCCGCCGCCTCAAAATCCCCGGTGTTTGCACGATATCCGGCTTCGAAAAACCCCCGGCTCAGCCGGGACAGTAAAGTTTCGGGGCAGAACCCAAGCGGAGGCCAACACCAGTCTGGTGAGGGCTTGTGCCGCGTGCCGCGGGTGGCCGCCACAGGCAGCCGGTCTCATCCCCAGCGCAGGGCCACTACGGTTTGATCGTCGTGCTGCGCGGTGCCCTCCGTGAAGCGTTGCACATCCTGCAGCAAATGATCCACCAGCGCCTGCGGCGAGGGCCACGACCGTTTCAAGGTGGCGTGCAGACGCTCCATGGAATACTGCCTGGCTTCGCGGTTTTTGGCTTCCACGACACCGTCGGTGAAGATGACGAGATAGTCGCCGGGGGCGAGTTGCAGGGATTTTTGCACAAAGCGCGATTCCGCCAGAATGCCGAGCGGTGCGCCGCCGCCCTTGCCGACGAATTCACATTTGCGGCCGCGCTGCCGCAACCACAGGAACGGCAGGTGCCCGCCGGTGGCGTACTCCACCCGGCCGCTGGTGAGATCGAGCAGCAGGTATTGCAGCGTCACGAACATGCCGCGCCGGCCGCGTTCCACCAGAATGCGATTGATGGTTTCCAGCACGGCTGCCGGGTGTGCCGCGGTTTGCGAGTAAATGCGAAAGTCGCTCATCAGATGCGCCATGTAAAGCGCCGCCGGCATGCCCTTGCCCGAGACGTCGCCCATCACCACGCCCAGCGCGTCAGCGCTGCAGTTGACGAAATCGTAGAAGTCGCCGCCGATTTGAATGGCGGGCACCGACCGGGCCGCGACGCTGAAGCGGTTGTGCGGGTCGGTGGGAAAAGTCTGCGGCAAAAAGCTCTCTTGAATGGTGCGCGCCGCTTCGAGTTGTTGATCGAGCTTCTGCTTTTCGAGCATGGCGCGGTGGTTGCGCGCGTTTTCGATGGCGAGCGCGACCTGCCGGCAAAAGGTCGAGAACAGCTCCAGGTCATCGTTGGTAAAATTCCGGCCGCCGACCGGGTTGATCACCTCCGCCACGCCGATGATGCGGTTGCGCACCTTCAGCGGCGCCGCCAATATCGAACGCGTTTTGAAGCCGGTGACTTCGTCGCTCTTGCGCGAGAAGCGCGCGTCGCAGCTGACGTCCGGCACGATCAGCGGCTCGCCGGTTTGCGCCACCCAGCCGGCAATGCCCTCGCCCACGCGCAGATGGATCTTGTCCTTCACCTGGTCGCCGACCTCGCCCAGCGCCACCTCCCACTCCAGCATGTTGGTGGCCTCGTTGATCAACATCACCGAGCTGGCCTCCGCCTGCATCACCGTCTGCGCCTTTTCCATCACCAGGCTCAACACACTGTCGAGATCGAGCGTGCTGTTGACGATGATGCTCACCTCGATCAGGCTGGAGAGGTTGGCCACTTTGGCCTGCAACTGCTCCAGCTCGCTGCCCGGTGCCGTGCCGGGCGCGGAGGCAACTTGTGCGAGTGCTGTGGACATGATTGCAGAGATCCCGGGATTTTTTTTTTCAACTGCCGACGGCGGGCCGCCAATCAGTGCGCCTCCAGCCAGTTTCTGCCGACGCCGACTTCGATCTTGACCGGCACGTCAAGCTGCACCGCGCCGCTCATTTCCTCGATCACGATCTGCCGGAGCGGCGTGATCTCAGCCTCGGGTGCTTCGAACACCAGCTCGTCGTGCACCTGCAGGATCATGCGGGCCTGCAGCCCCTCGCGCGCGAGCCGGCGATGAAGATTGATCATCGCAATCTTGATGAGATCCGCGGCCGTGCCCTGGATCGGCGTGTTGATCGCCATGCGTTCGGCGGTTTCCGCCACGCGCGGATTGTCGCTGTTGAGGTCGGGCAAATCGCGCCGGCGGTTGAGCAGGGTGGTGACATAGCCTTTGCGGCGGGCCTCGGCGATGGTGCCCATGATGAACTCATTGACGCCGGGGTATTGCACGAAGTAGCTGGTGATGAAATGCTGCGCCTCCTCCACCGAAATGCCCAGGCGGCGGCTCAAGCCGTAGGCGCCCATGCCGTAGAGTATGCCGAAATTGATCTCCTTGGCGCGCCGGCGAAGCTCCGGCGTCATCGCCGCGGGCGGAACGTTGAACACGCGGCTGGCAGTGGCGGCGTGAATGTCCTCCTCCCGGCGGAAGGCCGCGATCATCGCCTGGTCTTTGGAAAGATGCGCCATGATGCGCAGCTCGATTTGGGAATAGTCGGCATCGAGCAGCAGCCAGCCGGGCTCCGGTGCGATGAAGGCGCGGCGGATGCGCCGGCCGATCTCCGTGCGGATCGG harbors:
- a CDS encoding SpoIIE family protein phosphatase, which translates into the protein MSTALAQVASAPGTAPGSELEQLQAKVANLSSLIEVSIIVNSTLDLDSVLSLVMEKAQTVMQAEASSVMLINEATNMLEWEVALGEVGDQVKDKIHLRVGEGIAGWVAQTGEPLIVPDVSCDARFSRKSDEVTGFKTRSILAAPLKVRNRIIGVAEVINPVGGRNFTNDDLELFSTFCRQVALAIENARNHRAMLEKQKLDQQLEAARTIQESFLPQTFPTDPHNRFSVAARSVPAIQIGGDFYDFVNCSADALGVVMGDVSGKGMPAALYMAHLMSDFRIYSQTAAHPAAVLETINRILVERGRRGMFVTLQYLLLDLTSGRVEYATGGHLPFLWLRQRGRKCEFVGKGGGAPLGILAESRFVQKSLQLAPGDYLVIFTDGVVEAKNREARQYSMERLHATLKRSWPSPQALVDHLLQDVQRFTEGTAQHDDQTVVALRWG